Proteins encoded within one genomic window of Aquarana catesbeiana isolate 2022-GZ linkage group LG03, ASM4218655v1, whole genome shotgun sequence:
- the AVPR1A gene encoding vasopressin V1a receptor isoform X1, producing the protein MGFSKLGSSGQELSLGNGSTLDNATSETPFLFLSVSPNESSIVKSMNSSDLLNRDEELAKIEIAVLAVIFVAAVLGNCSVLLGLYKSKKKMSRMHLFIKHLSLADLVVAFFQVLPQLCWEITYRFYGPDFLCRIIKHLQVFGMFASAYMLVVMTADRYIAICHPLKTLHQPTKRSYLMIGSAWIISFILSTPQYGIFYLKDLGDGVYDCWADFISPKGLKAYITWITISIFVVPVIILLTCYGFICYNIWRNIKCKTKRGETDRKRSNGLLSTSVSSVRTISRAKIRTVKMTFVIVTAYIICWTPYFTIQMWSVYADNTNWIENENTVVTVSALLASLNSCCNPWIYMFFSGHLLQDFILSVLCCSRFKHNLSKEDSDSSTRRQTSFTRIQTRSPTHSTDTWKDSPKSSRSIKFLPLQI; encoded by the exons ATGGGCTTCTCTAAACTGGGATCCTCAGGACAGGAATTAAGTTTGGGCAATGGCAGCACTTTGGATAATGCCACCAGTGAGACTCCCTTTCTGTTCCTTTCTGTCTCTCCTAATGAGAGCAGCATCGTCAAGTCTATGAACAGTTCAGATCTCCTGAACAGGGATGAAGAGCTGGCTAAAATAGAGATAGCAGTACTGGCTGTGATCTTTGTGGCTGCTGTTCTGGGCAATTGCAGCGTCTTGTTGGGGCTCTACAAGTCCAAGAAGAAAATGTCCAGGATGCACCTTTTCATAAAGCACTTAAGCCTGGCTGATCTGGTGGTGGCTTTTTTCCAGGTGCTCCCACAGCTCTGCTGGGAGATCACTTACCGCTTCTATGGTCCAGACTTTTTGTGCCGGATAATAAAGCATCTTCAAGTGTTTGGGATGTTTGCCTCAGCCTACATGCTTGTTGTAATGACTGCTGATCGCTATATAGCTATTTGCCACCCTCTGAAGACTCTCCACCAGCCTACCAAGAGGTCCTACCTGATGATCGGTAGCGCTTGGATCATCAGCTTCATCCTTAGCACACCTCAATATGGGATCTTCTACCTGAAAGACCTAGGAGACGGGGTATATGACTGCTGGGCTGACTTCATCAGCCCCAAAGGACTAAAGGCTTACATCACATGGATTACTATTAGTATCTTCGTGGTGCCGGTGATCATCTTGCTGACCTGCTATGGCTTTATTTGCTACAATATCTGGAGGAACATCAAGTGCAAAACCAAGAGAGGTGAGACCGATCGAAAGAGGAGCAATGGGTTACTCTCCACATCTGTTAGCAGCGTGAGGACCATTTCAAGAGCCAAGATCAGGACAGTGAAGATGACTTTTGTGATTGTTACAGCCTATATCATTTGCTGGACCCCATACTTTACCATCCAGATGTGGTCAGTGTATGCAGATAACACCAACTGGATTG agaatGAAAACACTGTAGTCACCGTGTCCGCTTTGTTAGCAAGTTTGAACAGCTGCTGCAATCCCTGGATATACATGTTTTTTAGTGGACACCTACTGCAAGATTTCATCCTGAGTGTTCTATGCTGCAGCAGGTTCAAGCACAACCTGAGCAAAGAGGATTCTGACAGCAGTACAAGGAGACAGACATCTTTTACCAGGATCCAAACAAGAAGTCCAACCCACAGTACTGACACCTGGAAGGATTCTCCCAAATCATCCAGATCTATTAAATTCCTGCCCCTGCAAATCTGA